A genomic segment from Pyrodictium occultum encodes:
- a CDS encoding 30S ribosomal protein S15, whose amino-acid sequence MPGKRRKKGRSHSTRPASPTVPKWVQYDPEEIEEIIVDLARKGYGPSMIGIVLRDQFGIPLVKPILGKSITEVLEKHGIKMVVPEDLFRLIEKAVNLRRHLEEHPKDTHAKKGLLDLEAKIRRLAEYYKRVGKLPKDWRYDPKQAKLLVAGGLYQE is encoded by the coding sequence GTGCCAGGTAAGAGGAGGAAGAAGGGTAGGTCGCACTCGACCAGGCCGGCTAGCCCGACCGTGCCGAAGTGGGTCCAGTACGACCCCGAGGAGATAGAGGAGATCATAGTCGACCTTGCCAGGAAGGGCTACGGCCCGAGCATGATAGGCATAGTGCTTCGCGACCAGTTCGGCATACCCCTGGTGAAGCCGATACTAGGTAAGAGCATAACCGAGGTCCTCGAGAAGCATGGTATAAAGATGGTTGTCCCCGAGGACCTCTTCAGGCTAATAGAGAAGGCTGTGAACCTCCGCCGCCACCTGGAGGAGCACCCGAAGGATACCCACGCCAAGAAGGGCCTGCTGGACCTGGAGGCTAAGATACGCAGGCTAGCCGAGTACTACAAGAGGGTTGGCAAGCTGCCGAAGGACTGGCGCTACGACCCGAAGCAGGCGAAGCTGCTGGTGGCTGGCGGCCTCTACCAGGAGTAA
- a CDS encoding XTP/dITP diphosphatase → MAPGRVIYAATSNMHKIRELERVLSECGYRVEPIAAPKVELQGDLRSVALYAASLAYSIVGRPLIVEDAGLFIEALNGFPGPYSAYVYKTIGIEGVVKLMEGVADRRAYFYSVIALAYDRGVALFEGRCDGRIAEEPRGTRGFGFDPIFIPEGESRTFAEMSIEEKNMYSHRARAARRLCSWLESGEELGGGR, encoded by the coding sequence ATGGCGCCAGGAAGAGTGATATACGCGGCAACATCAAACATGCATAAGATCCGCGAGCTGGAGAGGGTCCTCTCAGAGTGCGGCTACCGGGTAGAGCCCATAGCGGCGCCCAAGGTGGAGCTGCAGGGCGACCTTAGGAGCGTGGCCCTCTACGCGGCCTCCCTGGCCTACAGCATCGTAGGGAGACCGCTCATAGTAGAGGACGCGGGCCTCTTCATAGAGGCTCTCAACGGGTTCCCGGGCCCCTACTCCGCCTACGTCTACAAGACGATAGGCATCGAGGGCGTGGTGAAGCTCATGGAGGGCGTGGCCGACCGGAGGGCCTACTTCTACTCGGTCATAGCCCTGGCCTATGACCGGGGAGTGGCTCTCTTCGAGGGTAGATGCGACGGCAGGATAGCCGAGGAGCCCCGGGGCACCAGAGGCTTCGGCTTCGACCCGATATTTATCCCGGAGGGCGAGTCCAGGACCTTCGCGGAGATGAGCATTGAGGAGAAGAACATGTATTCACACAGGGCCCGCGCCGCCCGCAGGCTCTGCAGCTGGCTAGAGAGCGGCGAGGAGCTGGGAGGCGGGCGCTGA
- a CDS encoding Kae1-associated kinase Bud32, whose translation MEARPGGGPLALGGFEELGEPFHRGAEAYLYLIDWLGRRAVLKLRVAKSYRHPLLDQRLRWRRTVNEAKAVQAALEAGVNAPAIYYVDPAAAAIVMEYIDGVSLRDLVEEKPGEAARYARMLGEAAARLHAAGISHGDLTTSNVLVSGDRVYLIDFGLASLRSEERDQAVDVHLYLRSLESTHPEHVDEMLQAFLEGYRRVRGGEAADRIMSLVREIRLMGRYREERRTAWRQEE comes from the coding sequence TTGGAGGCTAGACCTGGTGGAGGCCCCCTGGCGCTAGGAGGCTTCGAGGAGCTCGGAGAGCCCTTCCACCGAGGCGCCGAGGCCTACCTCTACCTAATCGACTGGCTCGGCCGCAGAGCGGTGCTGAAGCTTCGGGTTGCGAAGAGCTATCGCCACCCTCTCCTGGACCAGAGGCTCCGCTGGCGCCGCACCGTGAACGAGGCCAAGGCTGTGCAAGCAGCGCTTGAGGCCGGTGTAAACGCTCCAGCGATATACTATGTCGACCCTGCAGCGGCGGCGATAGTGATGGAGTACATCGATGGCGTGAGCCTCCGCGACCTCGTCGAGGAGAAGCCGGGGGAGGCGGCCCGCTACGCCCGCATGCTCGGGGAGGCAGCGGCAAGGCTGCACGCAGCCGGAATAAGCCATGGCGACCTCACTACCAGCAACGTGCTAGTCAGCGGCGATAGAGTCTACCTCATAGACTTCGGCCTGGCATCCCTCCGGAGCGAGGAGCGGGACCAGGCGGTGGACGTCCACCTCTACCTCCGTAGCCTCGAGTCAACCCACCCCGAGCACGTGGACGAGATGCTCCAGGCCTTCCTCGAGGGCTACCGGCGGGTTCGCGGGGGCGAGGCAGCGGATAGAATAATGAGCCTTGTCAGAGAGATTAGGCTGATGGGCAGGTACCGGGAGGAGAGGAGGACGGCATGGCGCCAGGAAGAGTGA
- the kae1 gene encoding KEOPS complex N(6)-L-threonylcarbamoyladenine synthase Kae1: MANAATPSSSGRVSDPRLLYRGLDWDREVYVLGIESTAHTFGAGVASTRPPYILSNVRDTYRPEKGGIHPREAASHHARVAPRVLREALREAGLSIRDVDGIAVALGPGLGPALRVGATIARGLAVYYSKPLIPVNHALAHIEVGRLVTGLLDPLVLYVSGGNTMVAAFAKKRYRVFGETLDIALGNLLDTFARDAGLAPPYVVEGLHVVDRCAEDAKEPADLPYVVKGMDVSFSGLLTAALRMWERSGPSEHPSICLGLREVAYGAAVEVAERGLVHMRKDSVLLTGGVAASPVLRRKIEEMARYHGAAAGYPPPSLAGDNGAMIAWVGLLNLLAGITISPEEAVVRQRWRLDLVEAPWR; this comes from the coding sequence GTGGCAAATGCGGCCACACCGAGTTCGTCAGGGAGAGTAAGTGACCCCCGTCTCCTCTACCGTGGCCTTGACTGGGACCGTGAGGTATACGTGCTCGGGATAGAGTCTACCGCCCACACGTTCGGGGCAGGCGTGGCCTCCACGAGGCCGCCCTACATACTTTCTAACGTGCGTGACACTTACCGCCCCGAGAAGGGCGGCATCCACCCCAGGGAGGCTGCTAGTCACCACGCCCGTGTGGCCCCCAGGGTACTCCGGGAGGCGCTTCGGGAGGCAGGGCTCAGCATACGCGACGTGGACGGCATAGCTGTCGCCCTGGGCCCCGGCCTGGGCCCCGCCCTCAGGGTTGGCGCCACTATAGCCAGGGGGCTCGCCGTCTACTACTCTAAGCCTCTCATACCGGTGAACCATGCGCTGGCTCATATCGAGGTAGGCAGGCTGGTCACAGGGCTCCTCGACCCCCTGGTGCTCTACGTGTCCGGCGGCAACACGATGGTGGCGGCCTTTGCTAAGAAGAGGTACCGGGTGTTCGGGGAGACGCTAGATATAGCCCTGGGGAACCTGCTAGACACGTTCGCCAGGGATGCCGGGCTCGCGCCACCCTACGTGGTGGAGGGGCTCCACGTGGTCGACCGCTGCGCCGAGGACGCCAAGGAGCCCGCTGACCTCCCCTACGTGGTTAAGGGCATGGATGTCTCGTTCTCGGGGCTCCTCACCGCCGCGCTCCGCATGTGGGAGAGGAGCGGCCCCAGCGAGCATCCCTCTATCTGCCTCGGGCTCCGCGAGGTGGCCTACGGCGCGGCGGTGGAGGTTGCGGAGAGGGGGCTCGTCCACATGAGGAAGGACTCGGTGCTTCTCACGGGCGGCGTTGCCGCGAGCCCGGTGCTCCGTAGGAAGATAGAGGAGATGGCCAGGTACCATGGAGCTGCTGCAGGGTATCCTCCCCCAAGCCTAGCTGGCGACAACGGCGCGATGATAGCCTGGGTCGGGCTTCTCAACCTGCTAGCCGGGATCACGATAAGCCCCGAGGAGGCCGTGGTGAGGCAGCGTTGGAGGCTAGACCTGGTGGAGGCCCCCTGGCGCTAG
- a CDS encoding 30S ribosomal protein S27ae — MANKELKLYVHRLYEYDYKTGTIRRKNKICPRCGSFMAFHKKPVPRWHCGKCGHTEFVRESK; from the coding sequence ATGGCGAATAAGGAGCTGAAGCTGTACGTGCACAGGCTCTACGAGTACGACTACAAGACTGGGACCATTAGGCGCAAGAACAAGATATGCCCGCGCTGCGGCAGCTTCATGGCCTTCCACAAGAAGCCCGTGCCGAGGTGGCACTGTGGCAAATGCGGCCACACCGAGTTCGTCAGGGAGAGTAAGTGA
- a CDS encoding 30S ribosomal protein S24e: protein MAQEAAPMDIMELLRPKDAKRLEVDLGEGYEVYVVRDWYNPLIKRRELDLVILHVGKPTPSRMKLRHAFSKALNVDVKRLYVRKVESEYGVGRSRVEIHVYDSPERALQFEPKYIIERNKLPEEEEE, encoded by the coding sequence GTGGCGCAGGAGGCTGCCCCCATGGATATAATGGAGCTACTGAGGCCTAAGGACGCTAAGAGGCTTGAGGTGGATCTGGGCGAGGGCTACGAGGTATACGTGGTGAGGGACTGGTACAACCCGCTTATCAAGCGCCGCGAGCTGGACCTTGTGATACTCCACGTGGGCAAGCCTACTCCCAGCCGGATGAAGCTCCGCCATGCCTTCTCCAAGGCGCTCAACGTGGATGTGAAGAGGCTCTACGTGAGGAAGGTTGAGAGCGAGTACGGTGTCGGGAGGAGCAGGGTGGAGATACACGTCTACGACTCCCCCGAGCGCGCCCTCCAGTTCGAGCCCAAGTATATTATCGAGCGTAACAAGCTGCCGGAGGAAGAGGAGGAGTAA
- a CDS encoding GTP-dependent dephospho-CoA kinase family protein — protein sequence MFSRPLCLREELRPLLASRVPRGELVPGLGHVAAGLRYTRLVTVGDMVSRTAFRLGLRPFVAVYDCREMRSSVGCPEPPPGYVRIRARNPRSTIQPEAAGAVREALRRGNAVVEVDGEEDLLALPAILYSDVGVVVAYGQPGEGVVLVQVDQAVKRLAAAILRRLAPCSPAGKG from the coding sequence ATGTTCTCCCGGCCCCTCTGCCTCCGGGAGGAGCTCCGGCCCCTGCTGGCCTCGAGAGTTCCACGCGGCGAGCTGGTTCCAGGCCTGGGGCACGTTGCCGCCGGGCTCCGCTACACGAGGCTAGTGACCGTAGGGGACATGGTGTCGAGGACCGCCTTCCGGCTAGGTCTCCGTCCCTTCGTGGCGGTGTATGACTGTAGAGAGATGCGCAGCAGCGTCGGCTGCCCCGAGCCTCCCCCGGGCTATGTCCGCATCAGGGCTCGTAATCCTCGCTCCACAATCCAGCCGGAGGCGGCTGGGGCAGTCCGGGAGGCCCTCCGCCGCGGCAATGCAGTGGTGGAGGTTGATGGGGAGGAGGACCTACTAGCACTGCCAGCAATACTCTACAGCGACGTCGGGGTTGTGGTGGCTTATGGGCAGCCGGGGGAAGGCGTGGTGCTGGTGCAGGTCGACCAGGCCGTGAAGAGGCTTGCCGCCGCTATACTTCGCAGGCTCGCCCCGTGCAGCCCGGCTGGGAAAGGCTAA
- the spt4 gene encoding transcription elongation factor subunit Spt4 has translation MSARRSRTPPFKACRRCKSLAPREATRCPVCGSTDLSEDWEGAIIVIDPENSLIAKKLGITRPGRYAIKVR, from the coding sequence ATGTCCGCGCGTAGGAGCAGAACTCCCCCTTTCAAGGCCTGTCGTAGGTGTAAGAGCCTAGCGCCTCGCGAGGCCACCCGCTGCCCTGTATGCGGCTCCACAGACCTCTCCGAGGACTGGGAGGGCGCGATAATAGTTATAGACCCGGAGAACTCGCTCATAGCGAAGAAGCTGGGCATTACGAGGCCGGGCAGGTATGCCATCAAGGTTAGGTAG
- a CDS encoding DNA-directed RNA polymerase encodes MVYRVRDTVRIPPSMFGMPLEEAAFQVLTEKYVGYVHPDMGIIVAIFDVKVGEEGRVIPGDGATYHESEYSVLAFKPEVKEVVEGTVANVQQYGLWVNLGPVEGFAHITQLMDDRVVFDPQRKALIGERTRRLVEINDVVRARVVSVSMPSEPTMRPRIQLTMRQPYLGKLEWFKKTEGRERSAEAEKAA; translated from the coding sequence ATGGTATACCGTGTTAGGGACACTGTTAGGATCCCGCCAAGCATGTTCGGCATGCCCCTTGAGGAGGCTGCCTTCCAGGTGCTGACTGAGAAGTACGTAGGCTATGTGCACCCTGATATGGGCATCATAGTGGCTATATTCGATGTAAAGGTTGGCGAGGAGGGCCGCGTAATACCGGGCGACGGCGCCACTTACCATGAATCGGAGTACAGTGTGCTGGCCTTCAAGCCGGAGGTCAAGGAGGTCGTCGAGGGCACTGTGGCCAATGTGCAGCAGTATGGCCTCTGGGTAAACCTTGGCCCTGTCGAGGGGTTTGCCCACATAACACAGCTGATGGATGACCGTGTCGTGTTCGACCCACAGAGGAAGGCGCTGATAGGAGAGCGCACGCGGCGCCTGGTAGAGATAAATGATGTGGTGAGGGCAAGGGTGGTATCCGTATCGATGCCCTCCGAGCCCACTATGAGGCCCAGGATACAGCTGACGATGAGACAGCCTTACCTGGGCAAGCTGGAGTGGTTTAAGAAGACGGAGGGCAGGGAGAGAAGCGCCGAGGCGGAGAAGGCGGCCTAG
- a CDS encoding PIN domain-containing protein, which yields MGGRQGSDLQADPRPLEAGWMGVGKRLKRVIYDTSMLMLLYEGVPVFEESASLLLSNPECVVPRQVLEELERIASGPGPIHRRRAARLAIEALRRESCRVVDTSAESADEAILALALSDQEAIVATADNELRRRLREKGLPNIYYRRSRHGLMLEGD from the coding sequence ATGGGAGGGCGCCAGGGTAGCGATCTCCAGGCAGATCCTCGGCCGCTGGAGGCTGGTTGGATGGGGGTTGGTAAAAGACTAAAACGGGTCATTTACGACACCAGTATGCTAATGCTCCTCTATGAAGGCGTTCCCGTGTTCGAGGAGAGCGCCTCCCTACTCCTATCAAATCCCGAGTGCGTGGTGCCGCGCCAGGTTCTAGAGGAGCTGGAGCGCATCGCCTCCGGCCCTGGCCCCATCCACCGCCGGCGGGCCGCCCGCCTCGCCATAGAGGCTCTAAGGAGGGAGAGCTGCCGCGTTGTAGACACTAGCGCCGAGAGCGCCGACGAGGCTATCCTGGCGCTTGCCCTCTCCGACCAAGAGGCTATAGTGGCTACGGCCGACAATGAGCTCCGGAGGAGGCTCCGGGAGAAGGGGCTCCCCAACATTTACTACCGCCGGTCCCGCCACGGCCTCATGCTCGAGGGGGATTAG
- a CDS encoding translation initiation factor IF-2 subunit gamma, with product MDEIEAQRRRQPEVNIGTAGHVDHGKTTLVQALTGVWTARHSEELKRGMTIKLGYAEGEVWYCEGAEPPEAYQPFPEKCPEGTVPKLLRRVSYVDAPGHEILMATMLSGAALMDGALLVIAANERCPQPQTYEHLMALDIVGTHDIVIVQNKVDVVTPERARESYREIKEFVRGTFAESAPIMPVSALHKINIDAVLMAMEYIIPTPKRDPSKPPLMFVARSFDVNKPGTPVEELEGGVVGGSLIQGVLRVGDEVEIVPGVRVEDKGRVRYEPLVTEVTSLRFGSLEVEEAKPGGLVAVGTKLDPSIAKADNLVGNIVGKPGHLPPVRDTLRLEHHLLERAVGAREFVKVTPIRPKEILMLTVGTAITLGIVTKAGSGEVEVKLRKPVAAWEGARVAISRQILGRWRLVGWGLVKD from the coding sequence ATGGACGAGATCGAGGCTCAGCGGCGGCGCCAGCCGGAGGTGAATATAGGTACAGCGGGCCATGTCGACCACGGCAAGACCACGCTGGTGCAGGCCCTCACCGGAGTCTGGACAGCCAGGCATAGCGAGGAGCTCAAGAGGGGTATGACAATAAAGCTCGGCTATGCCGAGGGCGAGGTCTGGTACTGCGAGGGAGCCGAGCCCCCGGAGGCCTACCAGCCCTTCCCGGAGAAATGCCCGGAGGGTACGGTGCCCAAGCTGCTTAGGAGGGTATCCTACGTGGACGCGCCCGGCCACGAGATACTGATGGCCACAATGCTCTCCGGCGCGGCGCTTATGGACGGGGCGCTGCTAGTGATTGCCGCCAATGAGCGCTGCCCCCAGCCCCAGACCTACGAGCACTTGATGGCTCTCGACATAGTGGGTACCCACGACATCGTGATAGTGCAGAATAAGGTAGACGTGGTGACCCCGGAGAGGGCCAGGGAGAGCTACCGCGAGATAAAGGAGTTTGTTAGGGGTACATTCGCGGAGAGCGCTCCAATAATGCCGGTCAGCGCGCTCCACAAGATAAATATAGACGCCGTGCTCATGGCCATGGAGTACATCATACCAACTCCCAAGAGGGATCCATCAAAGCCTCCACTAATGTTCGTGGCAAGGAGCTTCGATGTAAACAAACCCGGAACACCGGTAGAGGAGCTGGAGGGAGGCGTGGTGGGTGGCTCCCTGATACAGGGCGTCCTCCGCGTGGGCGACGAGGTCGAGATAGTCCCAGGCGTGAGGGTCGAGGATAAGGGGCGTGTACGCTACGAGCCCCTAGTAACCGAGGTGACCAGCCTACGCTTTGGCAGCCTGGAGGTGGAGGAGGCTAAGCCCGGCGGCCTCGTCGCCGTCGGCACCAAGCTGGATCCATCCATAGCTAAGGCCGACAATCTTGTCGGCAACATAGTGGGGAAGCCTGGCCACCTGCCCCCGGTCCGTGATACCCTGAGGCTCGAGCACCATCTCCTGGAGCGCGCTGTCGGCGCACGCGAGTTCGTCAAGGTGACGCCGATACGCCCGAAGGAGATACTGATGCTGACTGTTGGGACAGCGATAACCCTAGGCATAGTCACCAAGGCGGGCAGCGGTGAGGTCGAAGTGAAGCTCCGCAAGCCTGTGGCGGCATGGGAGGGCGCCAGGGTAGCGATCTCCAGGCAGATCCTCGGCCGCTGGAGGCTGGTTGGATGGGGGTTGGTAAAAGACTAA
- a CDS encoding 30S ribosomal protein S6e — protein sequence MPEFKIVISDPQAKADSPIVKVKVKGDGNIECGEEEKSQRKLPTCKANPKLLEKLGAVHRVITIRIRKEEKKIKHTCKAVADAEVPEDEVRVSLEWLGDAVGAEEAEGEAFRAKAWQVAIGSPQADQLIGLKIGDTFDGSIVGLRGYQLRIRGGSDNSGFPMIPSIPGPVKKRVLLSGPPGFHPREKGERRRKTVRGNTISHDIVQINTVIVYSEERR from the coding sequence ATGCCGGAGTTCAAGATAGTAATATCCGACCCCCAGGCTAAGGCCGACTCCCCGATAGTAAAGGTCAAGGTCAAGGGCGACGGGAACATAGAGTGCGGCGAGGAGGAGAAGAGCCAGCGTAAGCTGCCTACCTGCAAGGCCAATCCCAAGCTCCTCGAGAAGCTGGGGGCAGTCCACAGAGTAATAACCATTAGGATAAGGAAGGAGGAGAAGAAGATAAAGCATACCTGCAAGGCGGTGGCGGACGCCGAGGTTCCCGAGGACGAGGTGCGTGTAAGCCTCGAGTGGCTGGGCGACGCTGTTGGGGCTGAGGAGGCTGAGGGCGAAGCGTTCCGCGCCAAGGCGTGGCAGGTGGCTATAGGCAGCCCGCAGGCTGATCAGCTGATAGGCCTTAAGATAGGAGATACGTTTGACGGCAGTATAGTCGGGCTTCGAGGTTACCAGCTGAGGATACGTGGAGGCAGCGACAATAGCGGCTTCCCCATGATACCCTCCATTCCAGGCCCTGTGAAGAAGAGGGTGCTGCTATCCGGCCCGCCGGGCTTCCACCCGCGCGAGAAGGGGGAGAGGCGCAGGAAGACCGTCAGAGGCAACACGATATCCCACGATATAGTACAGATAAACACTGTGATAGTCTACTCGGAGGAGCGTAGGTGA
- the infB gene encoding translation initiation factor IF-2 has translation MPGNEAGKQPGKRLRQPIVVVLGHVDHGKTTLLDKIRGTAVTAKEPGLITQHVGASVVPASVIERLAEPLKKIIPFKLIIPGLLFIDTPGHELFSNLRRRGGSVADFAILVVDINDGFQPQTYESIEILRQRRVPFVVAANKIDKIPGWKPHPDTPFIISYRQQAKWVQEELEKKLWDNVIAKLYELGFQAERFDRVKDFTRTVAVVPISAKTGEGIAELLAVLAGLAQRYLQHRLRFAEGPARGVILELREQPGLGTTADVIIYDGVLKRGDLIVTGGLEGPIITRVRALLMPKPLQEIRIAKRELEPVGEVYAAAGVRVVAPELEKAVAGAPLYVATSEEEAKKLAERVRQEIEALRIKTEAEGVIVKADTLGSLEAMVEALRRRGIPIRYADVGPVAKRDVIEAVASKEINKFYAVILAFNVKTLPEAEEEAKKHEIPVFRHNVIYQLLEDFEKWYREQTEAERRKELEQLVRPGKIRILPGYVFRRSNPAIVGIEVLGGVIKPGYPLMREDGKRMGVIHQIQDRGKTVPEARAGMAVAISIKGHVMVGRHIDEGDVLYTDVPEKHAIMWLTKYKSELSDDEKVVLKEIIKIKRRQNPAFALTI, from the coding sequence ATGCCCGGTAACGAGGCAGGAAAACAGCCCGGTAAACGGCTTAGACAGCCAATAGTTGTTGTACTAGGCCACGTAGACCATGGTAAGACCACGCTCCTGGACAAGATCCGCGGCACAGCGGTGACCGCCAAGGAGCCGGGGCTGATAACCCAGCACGTAGGCGCCAGCGTGGTGCCGGCAAGCGTTATAGAGAGGCTGGCCGAGCCGCTGAAGAAGATAATACCGTTCAAGCTCATTATCCCAGGCCTGCTGTTCATTGATACCCCTGGGCACGAGCTGTTCAGCAACCTACGGCGCCGGGGCGGCAGCGTAGCCGACTTCGCTATACTAGTGGTTGATATCAATGATGGCTTCCAGCCTCAGACCTACGAGTCCATAGAGATTCTTCGGCAGCGCCGCGTCCCATTCGTAGTAGCGGCTAACAAGATAGACAAGATACCGGGCTGGAAGCCTCACCCCGACACGCCCTTCATAATATCCTACCGCCAGCAGGCCAAGTGGGTCCAGGAGGAGCTCGAGAAGAAGCTATGGGACAACGTTATAGCTAAGCTCTACGAGCTCGGCTTCCAGGCCGAGCGCTTCGACAGAGTCAAGGACTTCACCAGGACGGTGGCCGTGGTCCCAATATCCGCTAAGACCGGCGAGGGGATAGCAGAGCTGCTAGCCGTGTTGGCAGGCCTTGCCCAGAGGTATCTACAGCACCGGCTGCGCTTCGCCGAGGGCCCGGCTAGGGGCGTTATACTGGAGCTGCGCGAGCAACCAGGCCTGGGTACCACAGCCGACGTGATAATTTATGACGGTGTGTTGAAGCGCGGCGACCTGATAGTCACCGGCGGGCTCGAGGGCCCCATTATAACCAGGGTACGAGCCCTGCTGATGCCTAAGCCCCTCCAGGAGATACGTATTGCTAAGAGGGAGCTTGAGCCCGTCGGGGAGGTCTACGCGGCCGCGGGAGTGCGTGTCGTAGCACCGGAGCTGGAGAAGGCTGTGGCCGGTGCACCCCTCTACGTCGCCACCAGCGAGGAGGAGGCCAAGAAGCTGGCGGAGAGGGTTAGGCAGGAGATAGAGGCGCTGCGCATCAAGACTGAGGCCGAGGGCGTTATAGTCAAGGCCGACACTCTTGGAAGCCTAGAGGCTATGGTCGAGGCACTCCGGAGGCGGGGTATACCGATACGATACGCCGACGTAGGGCCCGTGGCTAAGCGCGATGTCATAGAGGCTGTAGCCAGCAAGGAGATAAACAAGTTCTACGCCGTGATACTGGCATTTAACGTCAAGACGCTCCCCGAGGCGGAGGAGGAAGCCAAGAAGCATGAAATACCCGTATTTAGGCATAACGTGATCTACCAGCTGCTGGAGGACTTCGAGAAGTGGTACCGGGAGCAGACGGAGGCCGAGAGGAGGAAGGAGCTAGAGCAGCTGGTACGCCCGGGTAAGATAAGGATATTGCCTGGCTACGTGTTCAGGCGCAGCAACCCGGCTATAGTAGGCATAGAGGTCCTCGGCGGGGTAATAAAGCCCGGCTACCCCTTGATGAGGGAGGATGGGAAGAGGATGGGAGTAATCCACCAGATCCAGGATCGCGGCAAGACCGTGCCGGAAGCTAGGGCCGGAATGGCGGTGGCCATATCGATAAAGGGGCACGTGATGGTGGGGAGGCATATAGATGAAGGCGATGTACTCTACACTGATGTCCCTGAGAAGCATGCTATAATGTGGCTTACCAAGTACAAGAGCGAGCTGAGCGATGACGAGAAGGTAGTCCTCAAGGAGATAATAAAGATAAAGAGGAGGCAGAATCCCGCCTTCGCTCTCACAATATAG